One window of Arvicola amphibius chromosome 6, mArvAmp1.2, whole genome shotgun sequence genomic DNA carries:
- the Id3 gene encoding DNA-binding protein inhibitor ID-3, whose translation MKALSPVRGCYEAVCCLSERSLAIARGRGKSPAAEEPLSLLDDMNHCYSRLRELVPGVPRGTQLSQVEILQRVIDYILDLQVVLAEPAPGPPDGPHLPIQTAELTPELVISNDKRSFCH comes from the exons ATGAAGGCGCTGAGCCCGGTGCGCGGCTGCTACGAAGCAGTGTGCTGTCTGTCGGAACGCAGCCTGGCCATCGCTCGGGGCCGCGGCAAGAGCCCGGCGGCCGAGGAGCCACTTAGTCTCCTGGACGACATGAACCACTGCTACTCGCGCCTGCGGGAACTAGTGCCGGGAGTCCCGAGAGGCACTCAGCTTAGCCAGGTGGAAATCCTGCAGCGTGTCATAGACTACATCCTCGACCTGCAGGTGGTCCTGGCAGAGCCGGCGCCTGGACCCCCGGACGGTCCGCATCTCCCGATCCAG ACAGCTGAGCTTACTCCGGAACTTGTGATCTCCAACGACAAGAGGAGCTTTTGCCACTGA